TTTTAACTTGATCTACATCAAGACTGTACAACCTTTTTAAAACCCCAATATtaagaaatgaatttaaaaaagagtgtgctttaaaccacacgactgataAGTAAAAcgtacgaaacgtaactatctctttctatcttcaataacttatatcttcctctcaacttccgttcgcctcacccgaacatacttttcgtaacgctctcgtcatgcatatactacttactcctcaagtcaagcagGCGTCAAAAagtttaactttaataattattgtttatttcatttatttgcagtgttaataattagtatataaaaaaaaaacaaggaacATACTGTTTTGTTTCGTTTGGTCTCGATGTACCCAGCAGTAAATATTGCACATCGTCTAGTTTCGGATTTCTATTTACTCAGCCGCGTACGACAGAGGTGAGGACTAAACCGAACTAGCTGATAAGCAATATAAACTACCTGCTAGTGTAAGTACTTTGTTCTTTCCGCGGCAGCTTATTTAGCatgatgtatatataaaattaaatagattcAGTTTCATGTGTACTTCGGAACTTGCTGGCGCAAACCATTGAAAAATCGTTCACGGGACATAGTGTGGCCCGCGGGCATTGGGTTAAGCAGCCTTAATCTAAATCAATGATCAGTTCTAACTAAGAAAACACTTGCTTAGAAAATGTCTATTCACTGTTTAGAAAACATACACTTTCTCTTCTCTTTCAATTTTCAGCTAGGTGTAATCTCttctttgtaaaataaaatataaaaaatatctacttaTGTATTAAAGTAAGAACGTACGTTGCTaatttcttcttcgttgactagctaacttcgggGTGTCGGATTTATTCGTGACGGTGTGcacgcgcatcgtaaaaatttactctataatttttccctaacgtaccaaaaaaagtataacttcaataataaaagtaGATTAGTATTCTTACTTCAATAGATGATGTCGCTGGTAATCTGTACATATCTGCTGGGCCAACAGGTTTCAAAACCCCCTTACGtttcattttgataaatctctGAGACGAACCGTACGCAAAGCCATTGACTCTTCCTATGTAACAATCAATGATTCGGATTTTGTCTACATCAGGCCTCTCAACctagaaaattataatttataatcgtTACTTAGAAAGttaagtttataactttattacaacaattaatatattaaccTTTTTTGGCATTgtagagttttgtattacttttttcaTGAATGCATTAACGTCTTCTTCTGTAGTTGGTTCTTTATAATCGTctcttaaaatatctttaatataattttgtggtCCATACAAAGAAATACCAAAAAATTCCATGACTAAATTTTGTATTCATATAACTACACttcacattaaataaaaaattactttccaAAAATTCAATCATGAATAATTCGAAAGGAATATCCAATGTActattgttttgaattattacttatatattgtcaataacttttgtacatttttattatagttttaataaaaagaaggtgctataactaataatataaattatcttaCTGATtgtcattcatcatcattacagcctatacagtccactgctggacacaggcctccacaagtttacgtcaaaaataacgt
This is a stretch of genomic DNA from Melitaea cinxia chromosome 2, ilMelCinx1.1, whole genome shotgun sequence. It encodes these proteins:
- the LOC123659890 gene encoding uncharacterized protein LOC123659890, which encodes MEFFGISLYGPQNYIKDILRDDYKEPTTEEDVNAFMKKVIQNSTMPKKVERPDVDKIRIIDCYIGRVNGFAYGSSQRFIKMKRKGVLKPVGPADMYRLPATSSIEYGWWQHDPAINESSWYKTHPRRPQPSSPNTLTLDVVRKNNKYATLF